From one Musa acuminata AAA Group cultivar baxijiao chromosome BXJ2-6, Cavendish_Baxijiao_AAA, whole genome shotgun sequence genomic stretch:
- the LOC103987899 gene encoding uncharacterized protein LOC103987899 yields MSESDNNESGPNLAFQNSSDSIFGMPIKKRQFHLSQCPSPRSQETDVSPQDCGISISSTEHILHTDIMPIPGSFSRASSQEFALKDARSSGQGTSTAGLTMGHKSFGLSIMDTSKNMSTPNRPPGLPVGEMDVEERISSVRPTYPANSELRLTLSSDAKNYGYNLVQQGITETCSSDLPLDPLITVSETDAKTGSFNVVNRFSLDLNIPVDTWDATVGESVIEHSMHEMLNGIEACSEQTIRADVTSGKSIIGRSHYDHWLSNLGKTNERHKVSGLGLDLQLKPPSRPESCIKWGDVAPDLSLSLERNVSNASFKVIKPEPHIDNSQNDCVNAYLSGSNLALSMSVKPQLCSGHFQDGSAKVTCSGDEKQAVRRVMKMELSEQLSNEYFSRPAVRAVSMEFHNNKPTHQHIEIPLSMTEPMDSNSVTASDENVLDVDGSVMIVNTDINTSPVASPSIVNPSSEECCKFEDTLDSTCSLEKAEVSASKAADLDVDSLSSDVKEKFKGAVTSEDTCLGSNSFYEYVVPVALNGTSEGIVRSDDEYCKSLKSIAENNLRLDSMGKGTRGEEKQESVDLFSKIQELYDDKQVPYDSPHGPSVARDKALTHGAGVGEYKDGKHGDLVPHEPIEASCEEREKADNEIAADTTAAVDVSVNMLSNLEVNGKQIQILDVVADAIGAVDVAANMPTNLKVNNEQMKILDVQIGHHGEAFDGNLCNYKNKTGSSLTTDFLESSGVRVPMTSSSTRLAKLLQQANRKERGPPMKSRRTRLLSSKVVKTCEDDVSSQQVNAKEERSPPMKLRPVGSLSSKFVKTCEDDVSSQQVNAKEVESGPPMKSRPVGSRSSKFVKICKDDVSSQQVNAKEDDIPVKNPVTLQSDSDASGVADKHVDNSGKCSQIRKVNSPGINKLSSGKTNSITARLVFSQTERKGLIDKPHRHEGSHTRGGRSERYDNRSFRYGSNDQDQPVQKRGMDLMNTRRDGHNVSACARDSGRRYAPKVNDSKGYRFTRPSNRHEVPLRTAADGSAGSDGRIIRRFMNNESPHLSHFSYSRHSLGAHDGPSIAVRISRGVYQEDSSNTFTGRHVPTILPDHEKMVRGLPNEVIDPFFNSDRYVQYEQADNYPSLRERNLSPTGRRGPPKCLPRARSPYQFSPPRSPGIVYEGHAELLRHRSPPLRSPPRHLCLPEHAMVRNGLPPYSHLASDMREMHPMREVDLSRPVRGSQRNIRRFNLCVQQENAEDYGSMHFAQQTLHAEDELVHRRKYDGKCAYLQSCGNHHPVGDSGEEPITYPVDGDPPRPIRFCPDREGFSDRSSLRGPVMRSTSNTSRRMAEREDFRNRGLPARRDSDFNDIRLKRRRV; encoded by the exons ATGTCAGAATCGGACAATAATGAG TCTGGACCTAATCTTGCATTCCAAAATTCTAGTGACTCTATTTTTGGCATGCCTATCAAGAAAAGGCAGTTTCATTTATCTCAGTGCCCATCTCCTAGATCTCAGGAAACAGATGTGTCTCCACAAGATTGTGGGATATCAATTAGTTCTACTGAACACATTTTACATACTGATATTATGCCAATTCCTGGAAGTTTTAGCCGAGCTAGTTCCCAGGAATTTGCATTAAAAGATGCTAGATCCTCTGGTCAGGGAACTAGTACTGCAGGCTTAACCATGGGTCACAAGTCTTTTGGATTGTCAATTATGGATACCAGCAAAAACATGTCAACTCCAAACAGACCACCTGGGCTGCCTGTAGGTGAGATGGATGTTGAAGAGAGAATTTCTAGTGTTAGGCCTACATACCCAGCAAATTCAGAGTTACGATTGACATTATCATCGGATGCAAAAAATTATGGTTACAACTTGGTTCAGCAAGGCATAACTGAAACATGTTCATCAGATCTGCCTCTTGATCCTCTGATAACAGTTAGTGAAACTGATGCCAAGACTGGTTCTTTTAATGTGGTGAACCGGTTTAGTTTGGATCTAAATATTCCAGTTGACACATGGGATGCTACTGTCGGTGAGTCTGTTATTGAACATAGCATGCATGAAATGTTGAATGGCATTGAGGCATGCTCTGAACAAACAATTCGGGCTGATGTCACATCAGGTAAGTCTATTATTGGGAGAAGTCACTATGACCATTGGTTGTCTAATTTGGGGAAGACTAATGAGAGGCATAAGGTGTCTGGGCTTGGCTTAGATTTGCAGCTTAAACCACCCAGCAGACCGGAATCATGTATCAAATGGGGAGATGTTGCTCCTGATTTAAGCTTGTCCTTGGAAAGAAATGTGTCAAATGCTTCATTCAAAGTTATAAAGCCTGAACCACACATAGACAATAGTCAAAATGACTGTGTTAATGCTTATCTGAGTGGATCAAATCTTGCACTTTCTATGTCTGTAAAACCTCAACTATGTAGTGGACATTTTCAGGATGGAAGTGCCAAAGTAACTTGTTCTGGTGACGAGAAACAAGCAGTCAGAAGGGTGATGAAGATGGAGCTATCTGAACAGTTATCCAATGAGTACTTTAGTAGACCTGCTGTTAGGGCAGTTAGCATGGAGTTTCACAACAATAAACCAACACATCAGCATATAGAGATTCCATTGAGCATGACTGAACCCATGGATTCGAATTCTGTCACTGCTTCTGATGAAAATGTTCTTGATGTTGATGGCTCAGTGATGATTGTTAATACAGACATCAATACTAGTCCTGTGGCCTCGCCTTCTATTGTGAATCCATCTTCCGAAGAATGTTGTAAATTTGAAGATACACTTGATAGCACTTGTAGTCTTGAGAAGGCAGAAGTAAGTGCTTCAAAGGCAGCAGATTTGGATGTAGATTCCCTCAGTTCGGATGTTAAAGAGAAGTTCAAAGGCGCTGTAACTTCAGAAGATACTTGCTTGGGTTCTAACTCGTTTTATGAATATGTAGTACCTGTGGCACTTAATGGTACATCTGAAGGTATTGTACGCTCAGATGATGAGTACTGCAAATCATTGAAATCAATTGCAGAAAATAACCTTCGTTTGGATTCCATGGGAAAGGGTACAAGAGGTGAGGAAAAACAGGAAAGTGTAGACTTATTTTCTAAGATTCAGGAACTTTATGATGACAAGCAAGTCCCATATGATAGTCCTCATGGTCCCAGTGTTGCTAGAGATAAAGCTCTTACACATGGAGCTGGTGTTGGTGAATACAAAGATGGCAAACATGGGGATCTTGTCCCTCATGAGCCAATTGAGGCTTCCTGTGAGGAACGAGAAAAGGCAGATAACGAGATAGCCGCCGATACAACTGCTGCAGTGGATGTTTCTGTCAATATGTTATCAAATTTGGAAGTTAATGGAAAACAGATACAAATTTtggatgtagttgctgatgcaatTGGTGCAGTGGATGTTGCTGCCAATATGCCAACAAATTTGAAAGTTAATAATGAACAGATGAAAATTTTGGATGTACAGATTGGTCATCATGGTGAAGCTTTTGATGGCAATTTGTGCAATTATAAAAATAAGACAGGCTCTAGTTTAACAACAGATTTTCTTGAGTCATCAGGAGTGAGGGTGCCAATGACTTCAAGTAGTACAAGACTTGCAAAACTTTTACAGCAAGCTAATAGGAAGGAAAGAGGCCCACCCATGAAGTCGAGGCGCACTAGATTACTTAGCTCAAAAGTTGTGAAAACTTGCGAGGATGATGTAAGCAGCCAACAGGTGAATGCTAAAGAGGAAAGAAGCCCACCCATGAAGTTGAGGCCCGTTGGATCACTTAGCTCAAAATTTGTGAAAACTTGCGAGGATGATGTAAGTAGCCAACAGGTGAATGCCAAAGAGGTGGAAAGTGGCCCACCCATGAAGTCGAGGCCCGTTGGATCACGTAGCTCAAAATTTGTGAAAATTTGCAAGGATGATGTAAGTAGCCAACAGGTGAATGCTAAAGAGGATGATATCCCTGTGAAAAATCCAGTGACATTACAGAGTGATTCAGATGCCAGTGGTGTTGCAGATAAGCATGTTGATAATAGTGGTAAATGTAGTCAGATTAGGAAGGTAAATTCACCGGGTATCAACAAGTTATCTTCTGGAAAAACGAACTCAATTACAGCTAGACTTGTTTTTTCACAAACTGAGAGGAAAGGGTTGATTGATAAACCACACAGACATGAAGGGTCACACACTCGAGGTGGCAG GAGTGAAAGATATGACAATAGGTCTTTTAGATATGGAAGCAATGATCAAGATCAACCGGTTCAAAAACGTGGTATGGATTTGATGAACACCAGAAGGGATGGTCATAATGTGAGTGCTTGTGCCCGAGACTCTGGCCGTCGATATGCACCAAAAGTTAATGACTCTAAAGGTTACAGATTCACAAGGCCTAGTAATAGACACGAGGTTCCCTTGAGAACTGCAGCAGATGGTTCTGCTGGGAGTGATGGTCGGATCATCAGAAGGTTTATGAATAATGAATCACCACATTTATCTCATTTTTCATATAGTAGGCATTCTCTTGGGGCACATGATGGACCATCAATTGCTGTTAGGATTTCCAGAGGAGTCTATCAGGAAGATAGCTCCAATACGTTCACCGGTAGGCATGTCCCAACCATTCTACCAGATCATGAGAAGATGGTGAGAGGCTTGCCAAATGAAGTGATAGACCCCTTTTTTAATTCAGACCGATATGTGCAATATGAACAAGCTGATAATTACCCCTCATTGAGAGAAAGAAACCTTTCACCTACTGGGAGGAGGGGTCCTCCCAAATGTCTACCTCGAGCACGCTCTCCTTATCAGTTTTCTCCACCTAGGTCGCCTGGTATAGTTTATGAGGGACATGCGGAGCTATTGCGACACAGGTCACCACCACTGAGATCACCTCCTCGACATCTTTGCTTACCTGAACATGCAATGGTCAGAAATGGTTTGCCACCTTATTCTCACTTAGCTAGTGACATGAGAGAAATGCATCCCATGAGGGAAGTGGATTTGTCAAGGCCTGTTAGGGGTTCTCAAAGGAACATCAGGAGGTTTAATTTGTGTGTTCAACAAGAGAATGCAGAGGACTATGGGTCTATGCACTTTGCTCAACAAACTCTCCACGCAGAAGATGAGCTGGTTCATAGGAGGAAGTATGATGGCAAATGTGCTTATCTTCAGTCTTGTGGGAATCACCATCCTGTTGGTGACAGTGGAGAGGAGCCTATTACTTATCCAGTCGATGGTGATCCTCCTAGACCTATAAGGTTTTGTCCTGACAGAGAAGGTTTCTCTGATAGAAGCAGCTTAAGGGGCCCTGTCATGCGAAGCACTTCAAACACATCAAGAAGAATGGCAGAACGAGAAGATTTCAGAAACCGTGGCCTGCCAGCAAGGCGTGACAGTGATTTCAATGATATTCGGCTAAAGAGGAGAAGAGTTTGA
- the LOC135614908 gene encoding serine/arginine-rich splicing factor RS2Z33-like, giving the protein MPRYDDRYGSTRLYVGRISYRTRARDLEDLFSRYGRVRNVDLKHDFAFVEFSDSRDADDARYSLDGREFDGSRIIVEFARGGPRGSGGSREYLGRGPPPGSGRCFNCGIDGHWARDCKAGDWKNKCYRCGERGHIERNCQNSPKKLRRGRSYSRSTSPRRGRSRSRSQSYSRSRSYSRSRSPVRDGRGRDREVRRSRSPEYSRSPRKSPRRSPPPSEDRKRSPSPDGSRSPRDRMSPPPKEEAEQLRSDHGQSPPRENSKSPMSQERESPQNGRYRSPAANGGSPSPNSNPSPRDYEEDNNRHASPRGSESPRS; this is encoded by the exons ATGCCTCGTTATGATGATCGCTATGGTAGCACACGTTTATATGTCGGTCGAATATCATATCGCACTCGTGCCCGTGATCTTGAAGATCTCTTCAGCAGATATGGAAG AGTACGAAATGTGGATTTGAAGCATGACTTCGCCTTTGTT GAATTCAGTGATTCTCGTGATGCTGATGATGCAAGATACAGTCTAGATGGGCGAGAATTTGATGGAAGTCGTATTATTGTGGAATTTGCAAGGGGG GGTCCTCGTGGCTCTGGAGGTTCTCGTGAATATCTCGGAAGAGGACCACCTCCTGGATCTGGCCGTTGCTTTAATTGTGGAATTGATGGCCATTGGGCACGAGACTGTAAAGCAGGAGACTGGAAAAACAAGTGTTATCGCTGTGGAGAGAGAGGACATATAGAAAGAAATTGCCAGAATAGTCCTAAAAAACTCAG ACGCGGCCGGAGTTATTCACGTTCAACTTCTCCTCGTCGTGGTAGGAGTCGGAGCAGGAGTCAAAGTTATAGCCGAAGCCGCAGTTACAG TCGATCAAGATCTCCTGTGAGAGATGGACGTGGCCGAGACCGCGAAGTTCGCAGATCAAGGAGTCCCGAATACAGCAGGAGCCCACGGAAGAGCCCGAGGAGGAGCCCTCCACCATCAGAGGACAGGAAGCGCAGCCCCTCACCTGACGGCAGCAGGAGCCCGAGAGACAGGATGAGCCCTCCACCAAAGGAAGAAGCCGAGCAATTGCGATCGGATCATGGTCAGAGCCCTCCAAGGGAGAACAGCAAGAGCCCCATGAGTCAAGAAAGGGAGAGCCCTCAGAATGGGAGGTACAGGAGCCCAGCAGCCAATGGGGGAAGCCCTAGCCCTAATTCTAACCCGAGCCCCCGGGACTACGAGGAAGACAATAATCGCCATGCTTCACCCAGGGGCAGCGAGTCTCCTCGAAGTTAA
- the LOC135614909 gene encoding uncharacterized protein LOC135614909 isoform X2, translated as MWCWGIGLMALNQTTKIALAVAFFGSLSFIFGVIAENKKPPYGTPIKGKDVVICKFPSDPTVALGSLSVVTLFLAAVIGHIAVYYPYKGKTVPNQALFCSTTLVVFFMIAEVVSILALGMMMWATITEGLSRSRNVHHDLDTECATAKTGLFGGAAFLALDASLFWLVCQMLTLNARADYLDEDDPKGEYGQVYATEFDSNGAGHPAPKV; from the exons ATGT GGTGTTGGGGTATCGGACTGATGGCTCTAAACCAAACCACAAAGATTGCCCTTGCTGTGGCATTTTTTGGGTCACTGTCCTTTATATTTGGTGTAATTGCTGAAAACAAAAAG CCACCTTATGGAACTCCGATTAAGGGAAAGGATGTTGTCATCTGCAAGTTCCCGAGTGATCCAACAGTTGCTTTGGGAAGTTTATCTGTTGTGACTCTCTTTCTAGCTGCTGTTATAGGGCACATTGCTGTGTATTATCCGTACAAAGGCAAGACAGTTCCCAATCAAGCTTTGTTCTGCAGTACTACATTGGTTGTATTCTTCATGATTGCAGA GGTCGTCTCAATTCTTGCACTGGGGATGATGATGTGGGCTACCATCACAGAAGGCCTTTCCCGTTCACGCAATGTTCACCATGATCTTGATACAGAGTGTGCTACTGCCAAGACCGGTCTCTTTGGTGGTGCAGCTTTCCTCGCCCTCGATGCATCCCTCTTTTGGCTTGTCTGCCAGATGCTGACGCTAAATGCAAGAGCTGATTACCTGGACGAGGATGATCCAAAGGGTGAATACGGACAGGTCTATGCAACTGAATTTGATTCCAATGGAGCTGGGCATCCAGCACCCAAGGTGTGA
- the LOC135614909 gene encoding uncharacterized protein LOC135614909 isoform X1, whose product MALNQTTKIALAVAFFGSLSFIFGVIAENKKPPYGTPIKGKDVVICKFPSDPTVALGSLSVVTLFLAAVIGHIAVYYPYKGKTVPNQALFCSTTLVVFFMIAEVVSILALGMMMWATITEGLSRSRNVHHDLDTECATAKTGLFGGAAFLALDASLFWLVCQMLTLNARADYLDEDDPKGEYGQVYATEFDSNGAGHPAPKV is encoded by the exons ATGGCTCTAAACCAAACCACAAAGATTGCCCTTGCTGTGGCATTTTTTGGGTCACTGTCCTTTATATTTGGTGTAATTGCTGAAAACAAAAAG CCACCTTATGGAACTCCGATTAAGGGAAAGGATGTTGTCATCTGCAAGTTCCCGAGTGATCCAACAGTTGCTTTGGGAAGTTTATCTGTTGTGACTCTCTTTCTAGCTGCTGTTATAGGGCACATTGCTGTGTATTATCCGTACAAAGGCAAGACAGTTCCCAATCAAGCTTTGTTCTGCAGTACTACATTGGTTGTATTCTTCATGATTGCAGA GGTCGTCTCAATTCTTGCACTGGGGATGATGATGTGGGCTACCATCACAGAAGGCCTTTCCCGTTCACGCAATGTTCACCATGATCTTGATACAGAGTGTGCTACTGCCAAGACCGGTCTCTTTGGTGGTGCAGCTTTCCTCGCCCTCGATGCATCCCTCTTTTGGCTTGTCTGCCAGATGCTGACGCTAAATGCAAGAGCTGATTACCTGGACGAGGATGATCCAAAGGGTGAATACGGACAGGTCTATGCAACTGAATTTGATTCCAATGGAGCTGGGCATCCAGCACCCAAGGTGTGA